Proteins encoded by one window of Kribbella flavida DSM 17836:
- a CDS encoding NADP-dependent oxidoreductase: MRAIQIDRCGGPEVLRIQDVVEPRAAVGEVLIRVVATSINPVDDKTRSGAIGAGTPPLPTTLGWDLAGIVLDGGTSGLEMGARVIAMSRHLDTGRGTWADLVALPAGSVARAPESVSLVEASTLPLPGLTALQTLDWLALTPGERLLVAGAGGAVGGLALQLAVARGVMVDALVARDTHLDFAKHHGADIATTEPAALTDRQYDAVFDTFGAFVTDAVADGGRYASVATQAGPVPDLSARGIRTTVNQVREDGAGLSELAAYVDQGAVSPRVDSTFGLHDIQLAHHRFGQGGLEGKVTVTF, from the coding sequence GTGCGCGCCATTCAGATCGACCGTTGTGGGGGACCTGAGGTACTGCGGATCCAGGACGTCGTGGAGCCCAGGGCGGCTGTCGGCGAGGTGCTGATCCGGGTGGTCGCGACCAGCATCAATCCGGTCGACGACAAGACGCGGTCCGGCGCCATCGGAGCGGGGACCCCACCGCTGCCGACCACCCTCGGCTGGGATCTGGCGGGGATCGTGCTCGACGGCGGGACCAGCGGCCTGGAGATGGGCGCCCGGGTCATCGCTATGTCACGCCACCTGGACACCGGTCGCGGCACCTGGGCCGACCTGGTCGCTCTGCCTGCCGGCTCGGTGGCCCGGGCACCGGAGTCGGTCAGCCTGGTCGAGGCATCCACTCTGCCGCTCCCGGGGCTGACCGCCCTCCAGACGCTGGACTGGCTGGCGCTGACACCAGGCGAGCGCCTGCTGGTAGCCGGCGCCGGTGGGGCCGTTGGCGGGCTCGCCCTGCAGCTTGCGGTGGCGCGCGGTGTCATGGTCGACGCGCTGGTCGCTCGAGACACCCACCTCGACTTCGCCAAGCACCACGGTGCGGACATCGCCACCACCGAACCAGCCGCGCTGACAGACCGGCAGTACGACGCCGTCTTCGACACCTTCGGCGCCTTCGTCACCGACGCGGTGGCGGACGGTGGCCGGTATGCGTCCGTCGCCACGCAGGCCGGACCGGTCCCTGACCTGTCCGCCCGTGGCATCCGGACCACGGTCAACCAGGTCCGCGAGGACGGCGCCGGACTGAGCGAGCTGGCGGCGTACGTCGACCAGGGTGCGGTTTCACCGCGGGTGGATTCCACCTTCGGACTGCACGACATCCAGCTCGCACACCACCGTTTCGGCCAAGGCGGCCTGGAAGGAAAAGTCACCGTGACCTTCTGA
- a CDS encoding cytochrome P450, with the protein MEPNYPLHLPDFYIGDPAPAYRDLRHNSPVHWTSANGGFWGITRYEDIKFIGSRPHLFSSAKGVLMPDGKPRTVDPRPMLITTDPPRHKAMRQLISKGFTPKHVNAMEPDVRAIVRGVLDSAKPGIELEYAEGIVAKIPVRIIADLLGAPAEDWEQFRAWSDASVGSADPDVTLSSQEAFGVLTTYFRQLIELREQNRTNDLISLLMDADVDGESLSNDELISFLHLLLVAGNETTRNLIAMGTIALINHPAQLQLLVHDPSLIPTAIEEMLRYVSPVTHMTRWATEDVELRGRTIKKGQAVVLLYGAANRDEDVFGDTAEQFDVTRRPNPHLAFGTGEHACLGLSLARLEARVFFEEFLARFDRVELTGEVLRMRSTMVPGVRTMHVRLGSATERAGVR; encoded by the coding sequence GTGGAGCCGAACTACCCACTGCACCTACCGGACTTCTACATCGGCGACCCCGCACCGGCCTACCGGGACCTGCGCCACAACTCCCCGGTGCACTGGACCAGCGCCAACGGCGGGTTCTGGGGCATCACGCGGTACGAGGACATCAAGTTCATCGGCTCGCGGCCGCACCTGTTCTCGTCGGCCAAGGGCGTGCTGATGCCCGACGGCAAGCCTCGAACGGTCGATCCGCGCCCGATGCTGATCACCACCGATCCACCGCGGCACAAGGCGATGCGCCAGCTGATCTCGAAGGGATTCACGCCGAAGCACGTCAACGCGATGGAGCCCGACGTCCGCGCGATCGTGCGTGGGGTGCTGGACTCCGCGAAGCCGGGGATCGAACTGGAGTACGCCGAGGGGATCGTCGCCAAGATCCCGGTTCGCATCATCGCCGACCTGCTCGGGGCGCCGGCCGAGGACTGGGAACAGTTCCGCGCCTGGTCCGACGCCTCCGTCGGCTCGGCCGACCCCGACGTCACGTTGTCCTCGCAGGAGGCGTTCGGGGTCCTGACCACCTACTTCCGCCAGTTGATCGAGCTGCGCGAGCAGAACCGCACCAACGACCTGATCTCGCTGCTGATGGACGCCGACGTCGACGGCGAGAGCTTGTCGAACGACGAGCTCATCTCGTTCCTGCACCTGCTGCTTGTCGCCGGCAACGAAACAACGCGGAACCTGATCGCGATGGGCACCATCGCCTTGATCAATCACCCCGCGCAGCTGCAGCTGCTCGTTCACGACCCGAGCCTGATCCCCACCGCGATCGAGGAGATGCTGCGCTACGTCTCCCCGGTCACGCACATGACCCGCTGGGCCACCGAGGACGTCGAGCTGCGCGGCAGGACCATCAAGAAGGGCCAGGCGGTCGTACTGCTGTACGGCGCCGCCAACCGGGACGAGGACGTGTTCGGCGACACCGCCGAGCAGTTCGACGTCACCCGCCGGCCGAACCCGCACCTGGCCTTCGGCACCGGCGAGCACGCCTGCCTGGGCCTGTCGCTGGCCAGGCTCGAGGCCCGGGTGTTCTTCGAGGAGTTCCTCGCCCGCTTCGATCGCGTCGAGCTCACCGGCGAGGTGCTGCGAATGCGCTCGACCATGGTGCCCGGCGTCCGCACGATGCACGTCCGCCTGGGGTCGGCGACCGAGAGGGCCGGCGTCCGATGA
- a CDS encoding MarR family winged helix-turn-helix transcriptional regulator produces the protein MTRQTLENQVFDAMASLTRTTESFFERVAGSISPGLRRGTASPLFVLHRAGPLRVSQLAEELGLDRTTVTRHLDELESRGLVDRQPDERDRRAMVVTLTPMAQGFLDDLRARNRALIRRICADWTREERAMFGLLLPRFATEGERVFGSAPASGAGGPQGRSRGTGRGSV, from the coding sequence GTGACACGACAGACACTCGAGAACCAGGTCTTCGATGCGATGGCGTCGCTCACGCGGACGACGGAGAGCTTTTTCGAGCGGGTCGCCGGCAGCATCTCGCCCGGGCTGCGCCGGGGCACCGCCTCGCCGTTGTTCGTCCTGCACCGGGCCGGACCGCTTCGGGTGTCGCAGCTCGCCGAGGAGCTCGGCCTGGACCGGACCACGGTGACGCGTCACCTCGACGAGCTGGAGTCCCGCGGTCTGGTTGACCGGCAGCCCGACGAGCGAGACCGGCGCGCGATGGTGGTGACCCTGACTCCGATGGCCCAGGGCTTTCTCGACGACCTGCGGGCGCGCAACCGGGCGTTGATCCGGCGCATCTGCGCCGACTGGACGCGCGAGGAGCGAGCGATGTTCGGGCTGCTGCTGCCGCGCTTCGCCACCGAGGGCGAGAGGGTGTTCGGCAGCGCGCCCGCGTCGGGAGCCGGCGGACCCCAGGGCCGTTCTCGGGGGACCGGCCGGGGTTCGGTCTGA
- a CDS encoding TIGR03619 family F420-dependent LLM class oxidoreductase, which translates to MKLGLGLPHYSDEARPDRLVAFAQRAEALGYDSLWALERLLRPLEPKNAPWEGMRPPQYYAKVFDPIETLTYVAAHTTTISLGTSVIDALFHVPVVLARRLATLDHFSGGRLLAGLGQGWSADEFETANVSMRRRGNGFAEFIEALHAAWGPDPVSFQGRFYRIPPSEVGVKPLQPDGLPILIGVLPQSEAPVERAGRMGLGLHPLIYDWSSFEHQLALFRESTPAGSRPGPVIVRVNNAITETPLDDADRTPLSGSVDQVKADFRRAVDLGIDHIMWDLTSGHVPYEVQLRLLEPLMAAKPD; encoded by the coding sequence GTGAAACTGGGTTTGGGTCTGCCCCACTACAGCGATGAAGCCCGACCGGACCGGCTCGTCGCGTTCGCCCAGCGAGCCGAAGCTCTGGGATATGACTCGTTGTGGGCGCTGGAGCGCCTGCTCCGTCCGCTGGAGCCGAAGAATGCGCCGTGGGAAGGCATGCGCCCGCCGCAGTACTACGCCAAGGTCTTCGACCCGATCGAGACACTGACGTACGTCGCCGCCCACACCACCACCATCAGCCTCGGCACCAGCGTCATCGACGCCCTGTTCCACGTGCCCGTCGTGCTCGCCAGGCGGCTCGCGACACTGGACCACTTCAGCGGCGGACGACTGCTCGCCGGTCTCGGCCAGGGGTGGTCGGCCGACGAGTTCGAAACGGCCAATGTCTCGATGCGGCGTCGCGGCAACGGTTTCGCCGAATTCATCGAAGCGCTGCACGCGGCCTGGGGCCCTGACCCGGTCAGTTTCCAAGGACGCTTCTACCGCATTCCGCCTTCCGAGGTGGGCGTGAAGCCGTTGCAGCCGGACGGGTTGCCGATCCTCATCGGAGTCCTGCCGCAATCGGAGGCGCCCGTCGAGCGCGCCGGCCGGATGGGACTCGGCCTGCACCCACTGATCTACGACTGGAGTTCCTTCGAACACCAGCTCGCGCTCTTCCGGGAATCGACCCCGGCCGGTAGCCGGCCCGGTCCGGTCATCGTCCGGGTCAACAACGCCATCACCGAGACCCCGCTCGACGACGCCGACCGCACGCCCTTGTCCGGGTCCGTGGATCAGGTCAAGGCTGATTTCCGGCGTGCCGTCGACCTGGGCATCGACCACATCATGTGGGATCTCACCTCGGGCCACGTTCCCTACGAAGTCCAGCTTCGCTTGTTGGAACCCCTGATGGCCGCCAAGCCCGACTGA
- a CDS encoding ferredoxin translates to MRIALDRAKCTGIGICEALAPSVFEVDDNGELVVLTAEVSEDALNEVTEAVEGCPTMALRLQL, encoded by the coding sequence ATGAGGATCGCTCTGGACCGGGCCAAGTGCACGGGGATCGGAATCTGCGAGGCCCTCGCGCCCAGCGTGTTCGAGGTGGACGACAACGGCGAGCTGGTCGTACTGACCGCCGAGGTATCCGAAGACGCCCTGAACGAGGTGACCGAGGCCGTCGAGGGCTGCCCCACGATGGCCTTGAGGCTGCAGTTGTGA
- a CDS encoding DUF3159 domain-containing protein → MTKLQQDDTTNDDHPTTPSPVPETGLPRDEAIVARMGGRKGFVYSAIPVVVFVTANLLLPLAMTISVAVLTGAGLMVFRLVRGERWTSAAGSLVGVAIAAGIVALTGSAKNYFAVGIWANFAGFLIALGSVLARRPVTGLIWNFVHGRKYRWRSDRTVLRAHTVATLAAAGVLGARFGVQQWLYIADNTNALGVARVGMGTPLSAVVALVILWAFRRSTKQLAPKKTKTGEGVGDTGQKPAE, encoded by the coding sequence ATGACCAAGCTGCAGCAGGACGACACGACGAACGACGACCACCCGACGACCCCGTCGCCGGTGCCCGAGACGGGTCTGCCCCGGGACGAGGCGATCGTCGCACGCATGGGCGGGCGGAAGGGCTTCGTGTACTCCGCCATCCCCGTCGTCGTGTTCGTGACAGCCAACCTCCTCCTCCCGTTGGCGATGACGATCAGCGTCGCCGTGCTGACCGGCGCGGGGCTGATGGTGTTCCGGCTCGTCCGCGGCGAGCGCTGGACCTCGGCGGCCGGCAGCCTGGTGGGCGTCGCGATCGCGGCGGGGATCGTGGCACTGACCGGATCGGCGAAGAACTACTTCGCGGTGGGGATCTGGGCCAACTTCGCGGGATTCCTGATCGCCCTTGGCTCGGTGCTGGCCCGCCGGCCGGTCACCGGGCTCATCTGGAACTTCGTGCACGGCCGGAAGTACCGGTGGCGGAGCGATCGAACCGTCCTGCGTGCCCACACCGTTGCCACCCTCGCCGCCGCCGGCGTACTGGGGGCCCGGTTCGGCGTCCAGCAGTGGCTGTACATCGCTGACAACACCAACGCGCTCGGCGTCGCCCGGGTCGGGATGGGCACGCCGTTGTCCGCAGTCGTGGCGCTCGTCATCCTGTGGGCCTTCCGCCGCAGCACCAAGCAGCTTGCCCCGAAGAAGACCAAGACCGGTGAAGGCGTCGGGGACACCGGTCAGAAGCCGGCGGAGTAG
- a CDS encoding TetR/AcrR family transcriptional regulator gives MALTRKGQATRERILDAATELIARQGVAGTSTEDVRKAAGIGGSQLYHYFDSKQALIRAVITRQAEAPLVPGQPLMGALDSFDALQAWADAAVESQKPGRGRGDCTLASLAGELGPTDDETRQDLCNAFERWQSLLNDGLRAMRERGDLRPDADLDDLAMALLTALQGGTLLSQTLRTTQPMRASMNAALAYIHSFAP, from the coding sequence GTGGCACTGACGCGCAAAGGCCAGGCGACCCGGGAGCGCATCCTGGACGCGGCGACCGAACTCATCGCCCGGCAAGGCGTAGCCGGCACCAGCACCGAAGACGTGCGCAAGGCGGCCGGCATCGGAGGCTCGCAGCTGTACCACTACTTCGACAGCAAGCAGGCCTTGATCCGGGCGGTCATCACCCGTCAGGCCGAGGCACCGCTCGTGCCCGGTCAGCCGCTCATGGGCGCCCTGGACAGCTTCGACGCCCTGCAAGCCTGGGCCGACGCCGCGGTCGAAAGCCAGAAGCCCGGCCGTGGCCGCGGAGACTGCACGCTGGCCTCCCTGGCCGGCGAGCTGGGTCCCACCGACGATGAGACCCGCCAGGACCTGTGCAATGCCTTCGAGCGCTGGCAGTCCCTGCTGAACGACGGCCTGCGCGCCATGCGCGAGCGAGGCGACTTGCGTCCCGACGCCGACCTCGATGACCTCGCGATGGCGCTGCTGACCGCCCTCCAGGGTGGCACTCTGCTGAGTCAGACCCTCCGGACCACTCAGCCGATGCGAGCCTCCATGAACGCAGCACTCGCCTACATCCACTCATTCGCGCCCTGA
- a CDS encoding NAD(P)/FAD-dependent oxidoreductase, with product MRATTVRTGPSSLVVVGASLAGVRAVEAARKAGFAGRITLIGDERHLPYDRPPLSKDLLAPGGPIDPVTFRSRAELVDELGVELLLDAPATGLDPEAQVVDIGGDDVAYDALVVATGAAARSLPGTENLVGVHVLRTLDDARAVRRALDEGARTVVVGAGFIGSEVASAARKRGLPATIVEALPTPLVRSVGPDLGLALASLHTRNGTALRCGQSVDVVEGTGRVEGVRLADGTVIDADLVVVGIGAVPRTEWLAGSGLPVENGVICDEFLRAGAPGVYAAGDVARWHNVLFDRSMRVEHWSTAAEQGARAARNALSPAQAQSYATVPYFWSDWYGSRIQFAGVATNDGYEIVSGDPAGDHFVALYREGDRLTGVLTLNGQRHVMKYRRLIAQRARFDEAVAFAQTVTPTRSTATATSH from the coding sequence GTGAGGGCCACGACGGTCCGCACCGGACCCAGCTCGCTGGTCGTCGTCGGCGCCTCGCTTGCGGGCGTGCGTGCGGTAGAGGCCGCGCGCAAGGCAGGATTCGCAGGCCGAATCACCCTGATCGGCGACGAGCGCCACTTGCCCTACGACCGGCCGCCGCTGTCGAAGGATCTGCTGGCCCCGGGAGGCCCGATCGATCCGGTGACCTTTCGCAGCCGTGCCGAGCTGGTCGACGAGCTCGGCGTGGAACTGCTGCTCGACGCCCCGGCCACCGGACTCGATCCCGAAGCCCAGGTCGTGGACATCGGCGGCGACGACGTGGCCTACGACGCCCTCGTTGTCGCCACCGGCGCTGCGGCCCGTAGCCTGCCGGGCACCGAGAACTTGGTGGGGGTGCACGTCCTGCGCACACTCGACGATGCGCGCGCGGTTCGCCGTGCTCTGGACGAGGGTGCTCGCACCGTCGTCGTCGGCGCCGGGTTCATCGGGTCCGAGGTCGCCTCGGCAGCACGCAAGCGAGGTCTGCCGGCCACGATCGTGGAGGCGCTGCCGACTCCCCTGGTCCGGTCCGTCGGTCCGGACCTGGGGTTGGCGCTGGCCTCGCTGCACACCCGTAACGGCACCGCGCTGCGCTGCGGGCAGTCCGTGGACGTGGTGGAGGGCACCGGCCGGGTCGAGGGCGTCCGTCTCGCGGACGGCACCGTGATCGACGCGGACCTGGTCGTCGTCGGAATCGGGGCGGTGCCCCGCACCGAATGGCTCGCCGGTAGCGGACTACCCGTCGAGAACGGCGTGATCTGCGACGAGTTCCTCCGGGCCGGCGCTCCGGGCGTCTACGCCGCGGGGGACGTCGCCCGCTGGCACAACGTCCTGTTCGACCGCTCGATGCGGGTCGAGCACTGGTCCACCGCCGCAGAGCAGGGGGCGCGGGCCGCGCGCAACGCGCTGTCACCGGCACAGGCCCAGTCCTACGCGACGGTCCCGTACTTCTGGTCGGACTGGTACGGATCACGCATCCAGTTCGCCGGTGTCGCCACCAACGACGGCTACGAGATCGTCTCGGGCGACCCGGCCGGTGACCACTTCGTCGCGCTGTATCGCGAGGGTGACCGGCTGACCGGGGTGCTGACCCTGAACGGGCAGCGCCACGTCATGAAGTACCGCCGGCTCATTGCCCAGCGCGCCCGCTTCGACGAAGCCGTCGCGTTCGCCCAAACGGTGACGCCCACGCGCTCCACCGCCACCGCTACTTCTCACTGA